Proteins encoded together in one Thermomonospora curvata DSM 43183 window:
- a CDS encoding Nif3-like dinuclear metal center hexameric protein, translating into MRLSQVIAVLEELYPPAWAESWDAVGLVCGDPDAEIGRVLLAVDPVAAVADEAAAWGADLIITHHPLLLRPVHSVAATTFKGRMVHRLISSGIALYTAHTNADVARPGVSDALARAVGLTGPLVPLAPAADDPERGLGRIGELERPMPLKEFAARAAAGLPATAWGLRVAGDPDRPVRRVAVCGGAGDSLLETARRAGVDVYLTADLRHHPASESCEAGGPALIDAAHWATEWPWLEDARRLLSHLDLTTRVSTLVTDAWTLHFEGAK; encoded by the coding sequence GTGCGTCTGTCCCAAGTGATCGCCGTCCTGGAAGAGCTCTACCCGCCCGCATGGGCCGAATCATGGGACGCCGTGGGTTTGGTGTGCGGCGATCCGGACGCCGAGATCGGCCGGGTGCTGCTGGCGGTGGACCCGGTGGCCGCCGTCGCCGACGAGGCCGCCGCATGGGGCGCCGACCTGATCATCACCCACCATCCGCTGCTGCTGCGCCCGGTGCACAGCGTCGCCGCCACCACCTTCAAGGGCCGGATGGTGCACCGGCTGATCTCCTCGGGCATCGCGCTGTACACCGCGCACACCAACGCCGACGTGGCCCGGCCCGGGGTCTCCGACGCCCTGGCCCGGGCGGTGGGGCTGACCGGCCCGCTGGTCCCGCTGGCGCCCGCCGCCGACGATCCGGAGCGCGGGCTGGGCCGGATCGGTGAGCTGGAGCGGCCGATGCCGCTGAAGGAGTTCGCCGCCCGCGCCGCCGCCGGGCTGCCGGCCACCGCCTGGGGACTGCGGGTGGCCGGCGACCCCGACCGCCCGGTGCGCCGGGTGGCGGTCTGCGGCGGCGCCGGCGACTCGCTGCTGGAGACCGCCCGCCGCGCCGGGGTGGACGTCTACCTGACCGCCGACCTGCGTCACCACCCGGCCTCGGAGTCGTGCGAGGCGGGCGGGCCGGCGCTGATCGACGCCGCGCACTGGGCCACCGAGTGGCCCTGGCTGGAGGACGCCCGGCGGCTGCTGAGCCACCTGGACCTGACCACCCGGGTCTCCACGCTCGTCACCGACGCCTGGACGCTGCACTTCGAAGGAGCCAAGTGA
- a CDS encoding zinc ribbon domain-containing protein: protein MKAAPQAQQRLLKLQELDTALDRLAHRRRTLPEKAEIERLQARLAELRDAIVAAETEVGDLDREQKKAEQDVEQVRTRARRDQERLDSGMITSAKELSSLQAEIASLQRRQSDLEEVVLEIMERREEAEAKAAGLRAEREAAERELAEVTKRRDEAWRQIDEESGTTSAARTEVAKEIPEDLLALYEKLRGQFGGVGAAALHRGRCQGCHLALNTVDLNRIRAAAEDEVVRCEECRRILIRTPESGL from the coding sequence GTGAAAGCAGCACCGCAAGCCCAGCAGAGACTGCTCAAGTTGCAGGAGCTGGACACCGCGCTGGACCGGCTGGCGCACCGCCGCCGCACGCTGCCGGAGAAGGCGGAGATCGAACGCCTGCAGGCCCGGCTGGCCGAACTGCGCGATGCGATCGTGGCCGCCGAGACCGAGGTCGGCGATCTGGACCGGGAGCAGAAGAAGGCCGAGCAGGACGTCGAGCAGGTCCGCACCCGGGCCCGGCGCGACCAGGAGCGGCTGGACTCGGGAATGATCACCTCCGCCAAGGAGCTGTCCAGCCTGCAGGCGGAGATCGCCTCGCTGCAGCGCCGCCAGTCCGACCTGGAGGAGGTGGTGCTGGAGATCATGGAGCGCCGCGAGGAGGCCGAGGCCAAGGCCGCCGGCCTGCGGGCCGAGCGCGAGGCCGCCGAGCGGGAGCTGGCCGAGGTCACCAAGCGCCGCGACGAGGCCTGGCGGCAGATCGACGAAGAGAGCGGAACCACCAGCGCCGCCCGCACCGAGGTGGCCAAGGAGATCCCCGAGGACCTGCTGGCCCTGTATGAGAAGCTGCGCGGCCAGTTCGGCGGGGTGGGCGCCGCGGCGCTGCACCGCGGCCGCTGCCAGGGCTGCCACCTGGCGCTCAACACCGTGGACCTCAACCGGATCCGGGCCGCCGCCGAAGACGAGGTGGTGCGCTGCGAGGAGTGCCGCCGCATCCTCATCCGCACCCCCGAGTCGGGCCTGTGA
- a CDS encoding bifunctional RNase H/acid phosphatase produces MSAAPARPPRKLIVEADGGSRGNPGPAGYGALVRDALTGEVLAEVAEAIGHATNNVAEYRGLIAGLRAAAEVDPAARVEVRMDSKLVVEQMSGRWKIRHPDLMPLALQARDAAAALGAVSYTWVPRDRNAHADRLANEAMDAAARGEPWTRKVTGNDSPKPAASTAPAWSKAASAPTTTLLLRHGQTPLSIERRFAGTGDVPLTEVGREQARAAARALKDRGLDVIVTSPLTRCRDTAAEVAAATGAPVRIEEGFRETDFGAWEGLTFGEVRERWPREMEAWLADPAAAPPGGESFEQVARRVRTALDKLTVRHRHQKVLVVSHVTPIKLLVREALQAPMDALYRMHLDVSSLTQIDWYADGPAVLRAFNDTHHLPAR; encoded by the coding sequence GTGAGCGCCGCGCCCGCACGCCCGCCCCGCAAGCTGATCGTCGAGGCCGACGGGGGGTCACGGGGCAACCCGGGGCCCGCCGGGTACGGGGCGCTGGTCCGCGACGCCCTCACCGGCGAGGTGCTGGCCGAGGTCGCCGAGGCCATCGGGCACGCCACCAACAACGTCGCCGAGTACCGGGGGCTGATCGCCGGGCTGCGCGCCGCCGCCGAGGTGGACCCCGCCGCCCGGGTCGAGGTCCGCATGGACTCCAAGCTGGTGGTCGAGCAGATGTCCGGGCGCTGGAAGATCCGGCACCCGGACCTGATGCCGCTGGCCCTGCAGGCCAGGGACGCGGCGGCCGCGCTGGGCGCGGTCTCCTACACGTGGGTGCCGCGCGACCGCAACGCCCACGCCGACCGGCTGGCCAACGAGGCGATGGACGCCGCCGCCCGCGGCGAGCCGTGGACCCGCAAGGTCACCGGGAACGACTCCCCCAAGCCGGCCGCCTCCACCGCACCGGCCTGGTCGAAGGCCGCCTCCGCCCCCACCACGACGCTGCTGCTGCGGCACGGCCAGACCCCGCTGTCGATCGAGCGGCGCTTCGCCGGGACCGGGGACGTGCCGCTCACCGAGGTCGGCCGGGAGCAGGCCCGCGCCGCCGCGCGGGCCCTCAAGGACCGCGGCCTGGACGTCATCGTCACCTCGCCGCTGACGCGCTGCCGCGACACCGCCGCCGAGGTCGCCGCCGCCACCGGCGCCCCCGTCCGGATCGAGGAGGGCTTCCGGGAGACCGACTTCGGCGCCTGGGAGGGCCTGACCTTCGGCGAGGTCCGCGAGCGCTGGCCGCGGGAGATGGAGGCCTGGCTGGCCGATCCGGCGGCGGCGCCTCCGGGCGGGGAGAGCTTCGAGCAGGTGGCCCGCCGGGTCCGCACCGCCCTGGACAAGCTCACCGTCCGCCACCGCCACCAGAAGGTGCTGGTGGTCTCCCACGTCACCCCCATCAAGCTGCTGGTCCGCGAGGCCCTGCAGGCCCCCATGGACGCGCTGTACCGCATGCACCTGGACGTGTCGTCGCTGACGCAGATCGACTGGTACGCCGACGGCCCGGCGGTGCTGCGCGCCTTCAACGACACCCACCACCTGCCCGCGCGCTGA